ATGCTGGAGGGCGGCGTGGTCATCGCTGTCGGCCCGGACTCGCCCGCGGAGAAGGCAGGGCTGAAGGAGAACGACGTGATCCTCACCTTTGACGACAAGGAGATCCGCAGCACGACCCAGCTTATCAATCTGGTGCAGCGCACCCGCATCGGCCAGGTGGTGCCGATGCGCGTGTGGCGCTCCGGCAGCGAGGTGACGCTGCAGGCCACCATCACAGAGAGCCAGCCGGAGACGATGCAGATGCCCCAGGTCGCACCGGGGAGGACGCGGGACACCGGCGAATCCCTCGCGGCGATCGGCTTGGATGTGCGCGACCTCATGCCGCAGGAGCGCCTGCGCGGCTTCAGCGGCGTGGTGGCTACCCGGGTGCGTCCCGAGGGCTTGGCGGGCAACAGCATCCGGCCGGGTGACCTGATCGTCGGCGTCAATGAGAGCCGCATCTCGAATGCGACCGAGTTTTACCTCTACCTCTCCGCGTCCGCCGCGGTGCAGGCGACCACGGTGCATCTCTTCCGGAATGGGGAGCACAGCACCGCGAGCCTGCCGGTGCTGCCGCGGAAGGAAGAGGAAGGTCCGGCTGACATCGACCCTGCGCCTCCTGCCCCCGCTCCGGAGGCTGCTCCTGTCCCGGAACGTTGATTTCGCGGGATAAAGCGGTTGTCCGCCGGACGTTGAAGGAGCATCCCTTTCCTTGCGCCCTCCCGCGCGCCAGCCGCCATGCAAGACTCCCGCTTTCCAATCGCCTTCCTCGTCGGGGCGCTCGCCTTGGCCGCCGGTGTCGGTGGCCTCTACATGAATCGCGGGAAGCCTGCGGCACCGCGGCAGGCACCCGTGGTCGAGGAAAAGAAGCCCGTGGCTCCGGCAGCGGATACCATCCCTGCGAACCAGAAGGAGTCCGTGGTGGATGGTCCGGTGGACCCCGAGGCCGCCATGGCAAATGCCGGCGTGGGCCTTTCCACGGTGGACCCGGCGCAATTGCTCGGCCAGATCGGCACGGCCCTGGAGACGGGTGACTTCGAGAAGCTCGGCCAGCTCATCGGCAAGCAGGCGCTGGACGATGGCACGCGCAAACGGCTGGCCCAGCTCGCCACCCAGGAGCCGAAACTGCGCAAGCCGGACTCCGTGCAGGAGGTGGGCGAGCTGGAGCTGAACAAGCGCGCGCGCTGGGCGCTTTGGCTGGACGGTGTGGAGACCGGGCGCGATCGCATCTTCTTCGACCTGCAGCAGGAGGCGGGCAAGTGGTCCGTGCAGTCCCTTATGCTGCCGCCTGCGCCCGGCGAGCCGGTGCCAAAGGCGGTGATGGTCGATTCGCTGGGAATCGCGGATGCCTTCCTGCAGGCGCTGCTCCACCAGCAGTTCGAGCTCGCGAAGGAGTTCGTCGATTCCGCCACGGTTTCCGACGCGAAGATCGCGGGCCTGTGCATCCTCTTCGAGGACGGAAGCTACAAGTTTCGCGATGACAAGCCGCTGCGCGCGATGTTCCAGCGGCCGGATACCAGCGGCTACCTCGCCCGCGTGGTGGCAGCGGACGGCAGCGATGCCGCCGAGTTTTCCATGGTGCTGCACCAGCCGGAGAACAGCGGCCACTGGCGCGTGACGGACCTGAACCTGGACCAACTGCTCGCGGACTACGCGAAGCGCGTGGCGGGCGGAGACGTCTATTACATCCCGCTGGTGAAGAATCCGAAGGGTGGAGACACGCTGGTGCTCTATTTCGGCTTTGACGAGGACACGCTGCCCCCGCGCACGGAGCGGCAGCTCGATATCGTCGCGCAGATCCTGAAGACGGATCCGGAGAAGCAGCTCACGCTTTCCGGCCATACCGACGCGCTCGGCACGGAGCCCTACAATGACCAGCTCTCACAGCGCCGTGCGAATTTCGTGAAGGAGTATCTGGTGAAGGTCGGCGTGGCCGAGGACCAGATCATCACGCTTGCGAAGGGCCAGTCGCAGCCGCGCCGGCCGAATTTCACCGAGAGTGGCGGGGACAATCCCGATGGCCGCCGCGCGAACCGCCGCGCCGAGATCTACCTCGACTTCGACTGATCCCGCCCGCGCTCGAAAGTGGCGCGTGGAGAAAAGAAGTGCTGCCAGGGAACCGCGGCAAGCACGGACAAACTACCGTTGCTCCGATTAAGGCCTAGCGGGATTCGCCTGCCGAACCTCCACGGCCCCTGACAGCAGGCGGAGGAAACAGCGTGGGGTGGCTTGTGGCAAGCGGTTTGTCCCGGTATGGTGGTCGAAGACTGATCATGAGCGACTCTGTGAACCTCACCGGATTGAAGACCCGGTTGTGTAACATCATCCGAAGGGTAGAGACCGGAGAGGAGTTGATGATCTGCCGCCGTGATGTTCCCGTAGCCAGGTTGATTCCTCTGGAGGGACAGGCAAGTGCTTCGGGGAAGCTTTCCGAAGTTCGCGGCTGGTTGGATGATGATGACGATTTTCCAGATGTGGTTGAAGCCCGCCGGTATCGAGGTGAAAAGGCCCCCGTGATCTGATAGATATGCTGGTCAAGTTTCCTTCGGGCCTCGCAGATATGGCATGCAACCAATGAACCAGCTCGGCTTTCTCAATATCGGTGGTCAGGAACTGATCCTCATCTTCTTCCTGCTCAGTCCGATGATCCTGTCGATCATCGCCCTGATCCAGTGCCTTCAGGCGACTTTCGAGCAAGGAAGCGAGAAGTTGATCTGGGTGATCGTGCTCCTCGCCTTGCCGGTTGTGGGTCCGATCCTTTGGTGGACCATCGGCATCAAGAAGGCGAAGCGCTGACCCTCTCACACCAGCAGCATGCAGTCGCCGTAGCTGTAGAAGCGGTAGCGCTCCCGCACGGCTTCGCGATAGGCCTCCATCACGATCTCGCGGCCTGCGAAGGCGCTGACGAGCATGATGAGCGTGCTTTCCGGCAGGTGGAAATTCGTGAGCAGGCCGCCGATCACGCGGAATTGATATGGCGGGTAGATGAAGATGTCGGTGGCTCCTTCGTGGCTGCGGCACCTTGCAGCCAGCCCTTCCGCGTGCACGGTCCGGCCCACGTGCTCCAGCACGCGCGTCACCGTCGTGCCCACGGCGATCACGCGCGCGGCGTCGTTGACGCGTCCCGCGGTTTCCGGCGTGAGAACGTATCGCTCGGAGTGCATCTCGTGCTCCTCCGGAGTGTCCACCTGCACGGGCCGGAAGGTGCCGACGCCCACGTGCAGCGTGAGAAAGGCATGCGGCAGCTTTTCTAACAGCTCCGGCGTGAAGTGCAGCCCCGCGGTCGGCGCGGCGATGGCTCCCTCCTCACGGGCGAAGACGGTCTGGTAGCGGTCGCGGTCCGCCATCTCGTCATCGCGGCCCATGTAGTGGGGCAGGGCGAGGTGGCCGTGCCGGTCGAGGTCCACGGGCGCGTCCCAGCGGATGAGCCGGTCGCCATTGTCGAAGACATCTACTACGGTTCCAGTAGTTCCGCCCACCGTGACGGTCTTGCCGGTGCGCATCTTCTTGCCCGGCCGCACCAGGCAGCGCCATTCGAGCGGCGAGAGGCGGTCCAGGCACAGCAGCTCGATCTTCCCGTCGTCGGAGAAAACGCGGGCCGGGATGACCTTCGTGTCATTCAGTACCAGCAGGTCGTCGGGCCGCAGGTACTCCGGGAAGTCGCGGAACATCCGGTGCTCGATCTTTCCCGAGTCGCGGTTCACCACCATCATCCGCGAGGCGGCACGCTCCTCCAGCGGCCGCGAGGCGATCAGCTCCGGTGGCAGGTCGTAGTGGAAGTCGCTCGTCCGCAAACCCATGCCCCGGCTGTAGCGGCCCGGCGCGAGCGCTGCAAGGCCCGCCTCGACGGCGGCACAGCGGTCTGCTTGGGTATGGCACCATGAAATCGCTGCTGTTCTCGCTATTGCTTTCACCTGCGCTCTTCGCCGGGTCCGCCGCGTTTTTGCCGGATGGCAAGCGGGTGGCCCGTCAGGGAGACAGCGGAGTGCTGCTGCTGGATCTGACGACGAAGGTGGAGACGGCGCTGGAGTTTCCAGACGACTTCCAAGTCGAATTCGTGGGTCTCTCCGCCGGAAAGGACGCGCTGATTTTGGCCGGTGGCCAGCGTGTGATGAGCTGGAACCCTGCCACCGATACGTGGACCGAACTCTGGAAGGCACCCGACGAACTGACCGTGGACGATGTCGCCTGCAATCCAAAGGACGGCCAGGTGCTCGTGACCACGACGAAGGAAGATGGCGAGCCGGAGTGGTGGATTCTCGATCCCAAGCAGCCGAAGAAGGCAGGGGGCGTTTACAACCGCCGTGCAAACCATGCCACGAGTCCGGTCTTCGACACGGACGGAAATCTCTACTTCACGCTGAATGGCGATGTGTGGAAAGGCTCCATCGAGGCGGGCGACAATGAAGAGGTGCCCTATGTCCTCGCGGGGACGAGGATCTGGCCGCTCGCCACGCTTGAGACCAGTCCTGCGAACAGCTCCGGCACCGGGGCTCAGACGGTGCTTCCCCTCAAGGATCACCTTCTCGTGGAGCTCAGCCGCATCGGCGGCAGCGGATGGGGAAACATCGTTCGCGTGCCGAATGCGGACGCTTTCGAGAAGAAGCTCCCGCTGAAGTGGGACGAGCTCGCGGAGTGCGGCAGCGGATGCGGCGCCGCGCTCTCACCCGATGGCAAGAAGGCGATGATCCACATCAATGGCGAAGGCTGGTTCGAGGTGAATCCCGCGAACGGCGACCTCAAGAAGTTCGCGGGATCAGCCGCGAAGGACGACGAGTGACTTGGGATCTCCCCACACCCGCACCAGAGTCCGCTTGCCGATGCCATCGCCGCGTTCGGTGGCGAGCAGCACGCGCGTGCCGTTCTTCTCCACGTCCCATGCGTCGGTATCTCCGCCCGCCTGCCAGCCGTCGGCGAGGAGTTGTTGGAGGAAGTCATCGCGTGTCTTTCCTTCCGCGGACCAGAGGGCAAGTTCGTCGGTGGGAGCGGGAGGCTCCTGGGAAGCTGTGCCGTTGTTGGAAAGGAGCAGCCATTTCCCGCAGCGGAACCACGCGCGGAGGCGCGGCTGCAGCCACTCCAGCAGGCGCAGGCGCTCGCGGCTGGCGAAGTCATTGAATCCGGCATCCAGCGGGCGCAGCGGCTGCATGCGGTCCACCACGCCCTGGTAGCCCGCCTGGCCCATGCGGCCGTAGTAGATCACGGAGCCCTCGACCGCGCGCACCGGGCCGCCGGAGTAGACGAAGCCATCCCACCTCGCATCGCCCGCCGCGGTGAAGCGCTGCGGGTGCTTCGCGATGAGCAACGCCTCCGCCCTGCCGTAGCCGCGCTGCTGGCGGAGGAAGGCGCGGAGCGACGGACGCCGCCAGTGCCATACGAAGGCGGTCGGCGCGAAGCCGAGACGGAAGCCCTTGTCACGCAGACGCCAGCAGAAATCCACGTCGTCCCCCGCGGTGGTGAACTGCGGGTCGAAGCCGCCGGTCTCGAAGTACGCCGTCCGTAGTACCGCGATATTGCAGCCGGGAAGGTGCTCCGCTTCCACGTCGTCCAGCATCACGTGGCTCGGCGCGCCCGGGGCGGCGGTCACGATCGCCTCGGCGTCCGACTTCGGCGGGGGAGGGAGGTTCGGCCCGCCCGCGGCATCCCACCCCTTGTCAAAGGCATCGGCCAGCCCGGCCAGCCAGTCCGGGTCCGCCTCGCAGTCGTCATCGGTGAAGGCGAGGATTTCGCCCGTGGCCGCATCCGCGCCGGCATTCCGCGCCGCGCTCAGGCCGCCCGGCTCCAGCGTCAGCAGGCGCACCTCGGGAAAGCCGCGTGCTACTAGATCCGTAGTACCATCCGTCGAGCCGTCGTCCACCACGATCACCTCGTGGGCGGGCAGCGTCTGGTGCCGCAGGGACTCCAGGCAGGCAGCGATCCGGGACGCCCCGTTCCGCGTGCAGACGATCACGGAGAATCTCGAGTGCGGCGTGCGGCTGCCGACCTGCTGCCACGCCTCGCGCACGGCGGCCAGTGCCGGCTTGTCCCGGCCCTCGCGATCGATGAGGCCGAAGTCCCAGTCGAGCACCTCCATTCCGGCATTCCACCACCGGTCGCTCCAAGCATAGGCGGTGAAGCCTGCCATGCCCTCCTCGCGGGCGAT
The Luteolibacter flavescens DNA segment above includes these coding regions:
- a CDS encoding glycosyltransferase, which codes for MEPLSVDGKFFRSGGRRCDVRAVTYGPFPGGWPTDFAPDFNRITATGFNALRLYEMPDRRLLDAALAHGLRVFGGLRWPQAVDFLKDGRVIAEARVSLAESLRGLEGHPALAGVYIANEVPADLVRWMGPVPVRHALEDLIALGKELRPDVLWCYGNYPSTEYLEPENADFTAFNVYLESETAFRSYLRRLHHIAGDRPVMLSEFGLDSQRNGVAKQATTFSWAIRIAREEGMAGFTAYAWSDRWWNAGMEVLDWDFGLIDREGRDKPALAAVREAWQQVGSRTPHSRFSVIVCTRNGASRIAACLESLRHQTLPAHEVIVVDDGSTDGTTDLVARGFPEVRLLTLEPGGLSAARNAGADAATGEILAFTDDDCEADPDWLAGLADAFDKGWDAAGGPNLPPPPKSDAEAIVTAAPGAPSHVMLDDVEAEHLPGCNIAVLRTAYFETGGFDPQFTTAGDDVDFCWRLRDKGFRLGFAPTAFVWHWRRPSLRAFLRQQRGYGRAEALLIAKHPQRFTAAGDARWDGFVYSGGPVRAVEGSVIYYGRMGQAGYQGVVDRMQPLRPLDAGFNDFASRERLRLLEWLQPRLRAWFRCGKWLLLSNNGTASQEPPAPTDELALWSAEGKTRDDFLQQLLADGWQAGGDTDAWDVEKNGTRVLLATERGDGIGKRTLVRVWGDPKSLVVLRG
- the queA gene encoding tRNA preQ1(34) S-adenosylmethionine ribosyltransferase-isomerase QueA translates to MGLRTSDFHYDLPPELIASRPLEERAASRMMVVNRDSGKIEHRMFRDFPEYLRPDDLLVLNDTKVIPARVFSDDGKIELLCLDRLSPLEWRCLVRPGKKMRTGKTVTVGGTTGTVVDVFDNGDRLIRWDAPVDLDRHGHLALPHYMGRDDEMADRDRYQTVFAREEGAIAAPTAGLHFTPELLEKLPHAFLTLHVGVGTFRPVQVDTPEEHEMHSERYVLTPETAGRVNDAARVIAVGTTVTRVLEHVGRTVHAEGLAARCRSHEGATDIFIYPPYQFRVIGGLLTNFHLPESTLIMLVSAFAGREIVMEAYREAVRERYRFYSYGDCMLLV
- a CDS encoding OmpA family protein; the encoded protein is MQDSRFPIAFLVGALALAAGVGGLYMNRGKPAAPRQAPVVEEKKPVAPAADTIPANQKESVVDGPVDPEAAMANAGVGLSTVDPAQLLGQIGTALETGDFEKLGQLIGKQALDDGTRKRLAQLATQEPKLRKPDSVQEVGELELNKRARWALWLDGVETGRDRIFFDLQQEAGKWSVQSLMLPPAPGEPVPKAVMVDSLGIADAFLQALLHQQFELAKEFVDSATVSDAKIAGLCILFEDGSYKFRDDKPLRAMFQRPDTSGYLARVVAADGSDAAEFSMVLHQPENSGHWRVTDLNLDQLLADYAKRVAGGDVYYIPLVKNPKGGDTLVLYFGFDEDTLPPRTERQLDIVAQILKTDPEKQLTLSGHTDALGTEPYNDQLSQRRANFVKEYLVKVGVAEDQIITLAKGQSQPRRPNFTESGGDNPDGRRANRRAEIYLDFD
- a CDS encoding PLD nuclease N-terminal domain-containing protein, with the translated sequence MQPMNQLGFLNIGGQELILIFFLLSPMILSIIALIQCLQATFEQGSEKLIWVIVLLALPVVGPILWWTIGIKKAKR
- a CDS encoding type II toxin-antitoxin system Phd/YefM family antitoxin; this encodes MSDSVNLTGLKTRLCNIIRRVETGEELMICRRDVPVARLIPLEGQASASGKLSEVRGWLDDDDDFPDVVEARRYRGEKAPVI